A part of Aspergillus flavus chromosome 1, complete sequence genomic DNA contains:
- a CDS encoding Hsp70 protein-domain-containing protein, translating to MAPKLRHASPRLFTSSPVLSVLIVPFLLFFLAFPAPAAAAGSAVIGIDVGTEYLKAVLVKPGIPLEIVLTKDSKRKESAAVAFKPTRDNAPFPERFYGGDALALAARYPDDVYANLKILLGVPFNGDGNEAVQTYLSRYPALKLENAAERGTVGFRSNRLGEEERKDIFLVEELLAMQLKQVKVNADNLAGKGSDIRDVVITYPSFYTAEEKRSLELAAELAGLNVDAFVSEGLAVGLNYATSRQFPSVSNGQKPEYHVVYDMGAGSTTATVLRFQSRSVKDVGKFNKTIQEVHVLGTGWDKTLGGDSLNDLVVGDMIANLVQDKKLKDRVAPSDIASHGKTMARLWKDAEKVRQVLSANTETGASFENLYEEDFNFKYRITRSTFEQLAEQHISRVGQPLEQALAAAGLQLNDIDSVILHGGAIRTPFVQKELERVCGATNKLRTSVNADEAAVFGAAFKGAALSPSFRVKDIRAYDVSGYPVLLKWPSESRERQQKLFTPTSQVGPEKQITVKNLEDFEFNFYQQIPLEGNVVESPVLGVQTQNLTASVAKLKESFGCSPANITTKFSIRLSPVNGLPEVVNGAVSCEVENTKTGSVVEDVKGFFGLGSKKEQAPLKEDGEPSESITLEPEEPQASTTSSSDATSTAPAKENKKTSPQTNVETIPIRFTSSPLGIPALSKTELGRVKARLAAFDASDRDRILREEALNELESFIYRSRDLVDDEEFAKVIKPDQLAALQEKSAAASDWLYGDGENAKTSEFQERLKALKDIVNPALKRKQENAARPARIELFQDVLKNAKTVLDLMEKQVKQDEDLYSSSLSAPSTSEETSSATSPSEPSSTADPLEDLDEDPYSSTASQTISTTATAKPTGPKYSIFQPSDLAGLAQTFESTNTWFETQLALQEKLTESDDAVLTVAELDTRLRELERTMNRIYEKMGAAAAKSGKDQSKKNGKKAKSEKAQKEKPQQENEQKQKANVKDEL from the coding sequence ATGGCTCCCAAACTACGACATGCTTCACCGCGATTATTTACATCCTCACCGGTTCTTTCAGTCCTAATAGTGCCTTTTCTGCTGTTCTTCCTTGCCTTCCCCGCGcccgctgctgctgctggatCTGCAGTGATTGGTATCGATGTGGGCACAGAATATCTCAAAGCGGTGCTTGTGAAACCGGGAATTCCATTGGAGATCGTACTCACAAAAGACTCGAAACGTAAGGaatctgctgctgttgcattCAAACCCACCAGAGATAATGCGCCCTTTCCTGAGAGATTCTACGGCGGCGACGCGCTGGCACTTGCTGCACGGTATCCGGACGATGTCTACGCGAACTTGAAAATATTACTGGGAGTTCCCTTCAACGGCGACGGGAATGAAGCGGTTCAAACATACCTTAGCAGGTATCCCGCCTTGAAGCTAGAAAACGCTGCTGAGCGGGGAACCGTCGGATTTCGAAGCAATAGACttggcgaggaagaaaggaaggatatCTTCCTTGTTGAGGAACTTTTGGCGATGCAGTTGAAGCAGGTCAAAGTCAACGCTGACAACCTTGCCGGGAAAGGCTCAGATATCAGAGATGTGGTGATCACCTATCCCTCCTTTTACACggctgaggagaagagaagtctAGAGTTGGCTGCGGAATTAGCGGGTCTGAATGTCGACGCTTTTGTTAGTGAAGGCCTTGCTGTTGGATTAAATTATGCAACCAGTCGTCAGTTCCCCAGTGTGTCCAATGGGCAGAAACCCGAGTATCATGTCGTCTACGATATGGGTGCGGGTTCCACAACCGCCACCGTCCTTCGTTTTCAAAGTCGCTCGGTGAAGGATGTTGGAAAGTTCAACAAGACAATTCAGGAGGTCCATGTTCTAGGAACAGGCTGGGATAAGACCCTTGGTGGAGATTCTCTGAATGATCTCGTGGTCGGGGACATGATTGCAAACTTGGTTCAAGacaagaaattgaaagatcGTGTCGCACCATCCGATATCGCTTCTCATGGCAAGACCATGGCACGGCTTTGGAAGGACGCTGAGAAAGTTCGCCAGGTTCTGAGCGCCAACACTGAAACTGGAGCCTCTTTCGAAAACCTCTATGAGGAAGACTTCAATTTCAAATACCGCATCACCCGCTCTACGTTCGAGCAGCTTGCAGAACAGCATATTTCCCGGGTTGGACAGCCTCTGGAGCAAGCTCTAGCAGCTGCTGGGTTACAACTGAACGACATTGATTCTGTCATTTTGCACGGTGGAGCTATCCGTACCCCGTTTGTCCAGAAGGAGCTGGAGAGGGTCTGCGGAGCGACCAACAAACTCAGAACCAGCGTTAACGCAGATGAGGCTGCTGTTTTTGGCGCTGCCTTCAAGGGGGCTGCCCTCAGCCCTAGCTTCCGCGTCAAGGATATCCGGGCCTACGACGTCTCTGGTTATCCCGTCTTGCTGAAGTGGCCTTCTGAATCTCGAGAAAGACAGCAGAAGCTGTTCACACCCACGTCCCAAGTTGGCCCTGAGAAGCAGATCACCGTGAAGAACCTTGAGGACTTTGAGTTCAATTTCTACCAGCAAATTCCCTTGGAGGGTAATGTGGTTGAGTCTCCAGTTTTGGGTGTACAGACGCAAAATCTTACGGCATCTGTCGCCAAACTGAAGGAGAGCTTTGGCTGCTCGCCTGCAAATATCACTACCAAATTTTCCATTCGTTTGAGCCCCGTTAATGGTCTTCCCGAGGTTGTCAATGGCGCCGTGAGTTGCGAAGTTGAGAACACTAAGACGGGAAGTGTTGTCGAAGACGTCAAAGGCTTCTTCGGTTTAGGCTCTAAGAAGGAGCAAGCCCCTCTTAAAGAAGATGGAGAGCCTAGCGAGTCGATAACTCTTGAGCCTGAGGAGCCCCAAGCCTCAACAACTTCATCCAGCGACGCTACTTCTACCGCTCCCGctaaagaaaacaagaagacatCGCCCCAGACCAATGTGGAGACTATTCCCATTCGCTTCACGTCGTCCCCTCTAGGAATTCCTGCCCTATCCAAGACAGAGCTTGGCCGCGTTAAAGCCCGCTTGGCCGCATTTGACGCCTCGGACCGTGATCGTATCTTACGTGAAGAGGCTTTGAATGAGCTGGAGTCGTTCATTTACCGAAGCCGTGACCTTGTAGATGACGAGGAGTTTGCCAAGGTAATCAAGCCAGATCAGTTGGCAGCCTTACAGGAGAAGTCCGCTGCTGCTAGTGATTGGCTTTATGGCGACGGCGAAAATGCAAAGACATCAGAGTTCCAAGAAAGGCTCAAGGCCCTGAAGGACATTGTCAATCCTGCGCTTaagagaaaacaagaaaatgCCGCTCGTCCAGCTCGTATTGAACTTTTTCAGGATGTGTTGAAGAATGCAAAGACTGTCCTGGACCTCATGGAGAAGCAAGTCAAGCAGGATGAAGATCTGTACTCCTCGTCTTTATCTGCACCCTCTACTAGTGAAGAAACTTCATCGGCTACCTCACCTAGTGAGCCATCCTCAACCGCCGACCCACTTGAAGACCTGGATGAAGACCCATACTCGTCCACAGCATCTCAAACCATCTCAACCACCGCAACGGCCAAACCCACGGGTCCAAAGTACTCGATCTTCCAGCCGTCTGACCTTGCCGGTTTGGCTCAAACTTTTGAATCCACTAACACTTGGTTCGAAACCCAACTTGCTCTTCAGGAGAAACTGACCGAATCCGATGACGCAGTTCTGACTGTGGCTGAGCTTGATACCCGTCTCAGGGAGCTCGAACGCACCATGAACCGCATTTATGAGAAGATGGGTGCAGCGGCAGCCAAGTCCGGAAAGGATCAGTCGAAAAAGAACGGCAAGAAAGCCAAGTCCGAGAAGGcccagaaagagaagccacAGCAGGAGAACgaacagaaacagaaggcCAATGTGAAGGACGAACTGTAG
- a CDS encoding putative pyridoxal reductase (unnamed protein product), translated as MLKSLSKSDNTAMTKSDIFPATGFGLLGMTWRPQVTPDVQAFAAMKAAITSGATIWSSSSVYGMTPEPPTAGLWLLRRYFEKYPEDATKVTLFIRACLDPTTLSPTTTRASVRASIEECNRILGGVKKINVFGPARMDRNVPTEETLGALKELVEEGKIGAVGLSEVGAATIRRAHAVCPISLVEVEFSLWSTDILTNGVAETCKELGIPILAYAPLGYGFLTGQVTKLEDIPKGDIRHMFGRFQPANFPKNLELVDKLKVFAKSRGVTPAQLGLAWIRAHSNIGGCGTIIPIPGATAAQRVEENCKVVDLSAEEKGELDSFLRSFDVSGERQIVGMSSALWG; from the exons ATGTTGAAGAGTCTGTCGAAGAGTGATAATACTGCCATGACTAAATCGGATATATTCCCCGCCACTGGTTTCGGGCTGCTCGGTATGACATGGCGGCCCCAAGTCACCCCAGACGTCCAGGCTTTTGCCGCCATGAAGGCCGCTATTACCAGCGGCGCCACCATCTGGTCCTCCTCATCGGTCTACGGCATGACCCCAGAGCCACCAACGGCGGGGCTCTGGCTCCTCCGCCGCTACTTTGAGAAATACCCCGAGGACGCAACCAAGGTGACACTCTTCATCCGGGCATGCTTAGATCCCACGACCCTATCACCAACGACTACGCGGGCGAGCGTCCGCGCTAGTATCGAAGAGTGCAACCGCATCCTAGGTGGAGTTAAGAAAATCAACGTCTTCGGTCCGGCGCGCATGGACCGCAATGTTCCCACTGAGGAGACGCTGGGAGCACTCAAGGAACTCGTTGAGGAGGGTAAAATTGGCGCCGTGGGTCTGTCTGAGGTAGGCGCTGCGACTATCCGCCGTGCGCACGCCGTATGCCCTATCAGTCTTGTTGAGGTCGAGTTCTCCTTGTGGAGCACCGATATCCTTACTAATGGGGTGGCGGAGACTTGTAAAGAGTTGGGAATTCCGATTCTCGCATATGCTCCGTTAGGGTATGGTTTCTTGACTGGTCAGGTTACCAAGCTGGAGGATATCCCGAAGGGTGATATTCGTCATATGTTTGGTCGATTTCAACCAGCG AATTTCCCCAAGAACCTTGAGCTTGTTGATAAGCTCAAAGTATTCGCTAAGTCTCGAGGCGTCACCCCCGCGCAATTGGGTCTGGCGTGGATTCGAGCACATTCGAATATCGGCGGCTGTGGTACAATTATTCCTATACCTGGGGCAACGGCCGCTCAGCGTGTTGAGGAGAATTGTAAGGTGGTAGATTTATCggcggaggagaagggggagCTCGATAGCTTCTTACGGTCGTTCGATGTATCTGGAGAGAGGCAAATAGTGGGAATGAGCTCGGCTCTTTGGGGATAG
- a CDS encoding ribonucleotide reductase inhibitor-domain-containing protein: MSPSLQNTTKDDDLSSKRRRFQPPITSFFPATTGTDHPDSLCAPHLSYTHYSTTTSSPMPAVDAKIQASLLSVGMRIRKSVAEGYKTRIPNSEDKSTLYTNKTPIAGGPTAYTELAPFCGLTKSGDSTTQPMTHPSSLSYNQIDQLITDDGDAFSLPPSSQESVDSVQTTAQKRAYDCDEDDLDDAFDEMPTGNNWQNFLDPSIGMNSVPGRTILTPSLGQQRRQFVAMKTQATIDVDDFDEPTFLRRREEVDMDLS, translated from the coding sequence ATGTCTCCATCACTTCAGAACACGACTAAAGATGATGATCTGTCGTCCAAACGCAGGCGATTCCAGCCACCGATaacctccttcttccccGCAACAACAGGAACAGATCACCCCGATAGCCTATGTGCCCCTCACTTATCATATACCCACTACTCCACCACCACATCCTCCCCCATGCCCGCCGTTGATGCAAAAATTCAAGCATCGCTACTTTCAGTCGGCATGCGCATCCGCAAATCAGTTGCCGAAGGATACAAAACTCGAATCCCTAATTCAGAAGACAAGTCAACTCTCTATACAAACAAGACCCCGATCGCCGGAGGTCCAACTGCCTATACCGAACTGGCACCCTTCTGCGGCTTAACAAAATCAGGCGATTCGACCACCCAACCCATGACTCATCCTTCCTCGTTGTCCTACAATCAAATAGATCAACTCATCACggatgatggagatgctttctctctcccaccAAGTAGCCAGGAATCGGTTGACTCGGTCCAAACAACCGCACAGAAGCGAGCATACGACTGTGACGAAGATGATCTCGATGACGCATTCGATGAAATGCCGACCGGAAACAACTGGCAGAACTTCTTGGACCCGAGTATAGGCATGAACTCCGTGCCCGGCCGTACTATCCTCACACCAAGTCTAGGGCAGCAGCGACGTCAGTTTGTTGCCATGAAGACTCAAGCGACTATTGACGTTGATGATTTCGATGAGCCCACCTTCCTTCGTAGGCGCGAAGAGGTTGATATGGATCTATCCTGA
- a CDS encoding protein required for actin cytoskeleton organization and cell cycle progression (SDA1 domain protein): protein MVKRKLGALEKVEADLPNLQHKIRRDPKSYIEDFRAQHYQYESHREIFMAAPTSATDTGIISLRELIDFVAHVADCYPDITKDFSQQLMDILTQHHLVLEPELREKIVGSLVLLRKKELLDSATLLQTLFPILITTPSKTLRALIFQKILMDLRSSNAKTTNHKLNRTMQTVLYNLVTSDRVSSKGLWAIKLIRELWKRQIWSDAKTVEVMKEASLSENEKVIIGGVRFFLGGDQEREEMEDESSDEEAIDLGKVKHQVGINKKTRKKSRAVEKAKATVKRKERKKNQPHPLNFSALHLLHDPQGFAEALFSKHLQNSKSKLNLEQKLQVLQLVTRLVGLHKLHIMQLYSYFQKYLTPRQPSVTSFLASLAQASHDLVPPDVLEPLIQKIANEFVSEASASLVATAGLNAIREICARQPLAMNETLLQDLVMYRKSKDKGVVMAARGLLGLYRDLNPEMLKRRDRGKEASIGLRSGEKKEKRFGEEETGGIEGLELLEQWKEEERKKKRAEKGLPSDAEDGEDEEDEAADWDAWNVEDDEDSDDSGGWIDVQSDAEIDLSDSDDEKDARPSKKAKQGAYNEENANSETAQDKTEAQKPNIATIATTRILTPADLAKLQELRTQAAVDALVPGAKGRRGQTNASRHKDDPLTAEEIEGLAALSAGKATREERIAHAKEGKTDRAEHKSITAKRKERKEEQGKSTTNKEKARRKNIFMTLGKARNKNKRSLVETRNILKAHQDRQKRGGRRGNNG, encoded by the exons ATGGTAAAAAGGAAGTTGGGAGCCTTGGAAAAGGTTGAGGCCGACCT GCCCAATTTACAGCATAAAATTCGAAGAGACCCAAA ATCTTACATCGAAGATTTCCGCGCTCAACATTATCAGTATGAGAGTCACCGAGAAATTTTCATGGCAGCGCCGACGTCGGCCACCGATACGGGCATCATCTCATTGCGCGAACTGATCGACTTTGTTGCTCACGTTGCCGACTGTTACCCAGACATTACCAAGGACTTCTCTCAGCAACTCATGGACATCTTAACGCAGCACCATTTAGTCTTGGAACCGGAACTTCGAGAGAAGATCGTGGGGAGTCTAGTACTgctgagaaagaaggagcttCTTGACTCTGCAAC ATTACTCCAAACCTTGTTTCCTATTCTCATTACGACGCCTAGCAAAACGTTACGGGCATTGATCTTCCAAAAGATTTTAATGGATCTTCGTTCTTCGAACGCTAAGACAACAAATCACAAGCTCAATCGCACCATGCAGACTGTCCTTTATAACCTGGTGACATCTGATCGTGTCTCATCCAAGGGTCTATGGGCCATCAAGCTCATTCGTGAATTATGGAAGCGGCAAATCTGGTCCGATGCAAAAACTGTTGAGGTCATGAAGGAAGCTAGTTTGTCGGAGAACGAGAAGGTCATTATCGGTGGTGTTCGCTTTTTTCTGGGCGGAGATCAAGAGCGcgaggaaatggaagatgagAGCAGTGACGAAGAGGCTATAGACCTTGGTAAGGTCAAACACCAGGTCGGTATCAACAAGAAGACCAGGAAGAAGTCTCGCGCTGTGGAAAAGGCGAAAGCGACTGTTAAGAGAAAGGAGCGCAAGAAGAACCAACCACACCCATTGAATTTCTCTGCGCTACATCTTCTACACGATCCCCAAGGCTTTGCAGAAGCTTTGTTTTCGAAACATCTGCAAAATTCTAAGTCCAAGCTCAATCTAGAGCAAAAGCTTCAGGTTCTGCAACTTGTAACTCGCCTTGTCGGATTGCATAAGCTGCATATAATGCAGCTCTACTCTTATTTCCAGAAATATCTCACTCCACGGCAACCTTCGGTCACCTCATTCTTGGCATCGCTGGCGCAAGCGTCGCATGATTTGGTCCCTCCGGATGTGCTTGAACCGCTCATTCAGAAGATCGCGAATGAGTTCGTATCTGAAGCATCTGCATCATTGGTTGCTACTGCTGGTCTCAATGCCATCAGAGAAATCTGTGCACGACAGCCACTTGCAATGAATGAGACTTTACTACAAGATCTCGTTATGTATAGAAAGAGCAAGGATAAAGGTGTTGTGATGGCAGCCAGAGGTCTACTCGGTCTCTACAGAGACCTCAATCCAGAGATGCTGAAGAGACGTGACCGCGGCAAAGAGGCATCTATCGGTCTACGCtcaggagaaaagaaggagaagcgctttggagaagaagagactggTGGTATCGAGGGCTTGGAGCTTCTCGAGcagtggaaggaggaggaacgcaaaaagaagagggcCGAAAAGGGGCTTCCTTCTGATGCAGAAGacggcgaggatgaggaggatgaagcagCCGACTGGGACGCTTGGAATgtagaagacgatgaggacaGCGATGATTCCGGAGGCTGGATCGATGTCCAGAGCGATGCTGAAATCGACCTTAGCGACTCCGACGATGAGAAGGACGCACGCCCgtccaagaaggccaagcaggGTGCCTACAATGAAGAAAATGCCAATTCTGAGACCGCGCAAGATAAAACAGAAGCTCAAAAGCCAAATATTGCCACCATCGCAACCACACGTATTCTTACACCGGCAGATCTGGCGAAACTCCAAGAATTACGCACTCAAGCAGCTGTTGACGCACTTGTTCCAGGTGCCAAAGGTCGTCGTGGTCAGACTAACGCTTCTCGGCACAAGGATGATCCTCTGACGGCTGAAGAGATTGAGGGTTTGGCTGCTCTGTCCGCCGGGAAAGCAACTCGTGAAGAACGAATTGCCCATGCTAAGGAAGGAAAGACTGATCGTGCTGAGCATAAGAGTATCACcgcgaagagaaaggagcgTAAGGAGGAACAGGGTAAGAGTACAACGAATAAGGAGAAGGCTCGCAGAAAGAACATCTTTATGACCCTCGGTAAagcaagaaacaaaaacaagaGGAGTCTTGTGGAAACTCGCAACATATTGAAGGCCCATCAAGACCGACAGAAGCGTGGCGGCAGGAGAGGAAACAATGGTTAA
- a CDS encoding protein dml1, which yields MHEIVTLQLGQRANYLATHFWNLQESYFTYNGEEESPVDHDVHFRPGVGADGTETFTPRTVIYDLKGAFGTLRKYNALYELTEDANLGQGLWDGKEVIQQQTPISQSDYQKNLDAGLPAPKLTTETVRYWSDYNRLFYHPRSIVQLNDYELNSMIMPFEDWSVGEDLFSDLDKEHDLLDRDVRPFAEECDQLRAIQLFTSSDDAWGGFSARYVDRLRDEFGKKSIWVWAIEGGSRVSRQTQLKRDMNKARTIYSISPQSSLYTPIIDPPSHTLSKVHFDPHSEWHTTALISSAMESVTLPTRLRQFHDFESSLAGDDGTHKIFELQSSVTADDGGNRQHLPVKGPLTETNASEQGAAKSQAKFELDFTYDGRGSSNSHIFNQLQVWRGTNLDQDKGSVAQEDIGLSRKQRYYNSAPMFQSFHTPLAFPILDSYPSHMFSGAKQNKINVLAALTASSRTAERIKVLETVAGRIIGVDERETLVNGLGEIRESYETGWSNDSDFDDI from the exons ATGCATGAAATCGTTACCCTTCAACTAGGGCAGCGGGCCAATTATTTGGCTACTCATTTCTGGAATCTCCAG GAGTCTTATTTTACCTacaatggagaagaggaatctCCGGTGGACCATGACGTCCATTTTCGTCCTGGTGTGGGTGCAGATGGGACAGAAACCTTCACCCCTAGGACAGTAATATATGACTTAAAAGGCGCTTTTGGTACTCTTCGAAAGTATAACGCTTTGTATGAATTGACCGAGGATGCAAACCTCGGCCAAGGCTTATGGGATGGGAAAGAAGTCATACAACAACAGACACCAATCTCTCAAAGCGACTACCAGAAGAATCTAGATGCAGGGCTCCCTGCTCCCAAACTTACAACCGAAACAGTTCGGTACTGGTCTGATTATAATCGCCTCTTTTATCACCCCCGTTCCATTGTTCAGTTGAATGATTATGAGCTGAACAGCATGATTATGCCTTTCGAAGATTGGAGTGTCGGAGAAGATTTGTTTAGTGACCTTGACAAAGAGCATGATCTTCTGGATAGAGATGTGAGACCATTCGCGGAGGAGTGTGATCAATTACGTGCAATTCAATTGTTCACAAGTTCTGATGATGCTTGGGGTGGTTTCTCTGCTAGATATGTCGACAGGCTGCGAGATGAATTTGGCAAAAAGTCTATCTGGGTATGGGCGATTGAAGGTGGATCAAGGGTGTCTCGA CAAACCCAACTTAAACGGGATATGAATAAAGCCCGGACGATATACAGCATCTCTCCCCAGTCATCACTGTATACGCCAATTATTGATCCGCCTAGCCACACTCTAAGCAAAGTGCATTTCGACCCGCATTCCGAATGGCATACTACTGCACTTATAAGCTCTGCTATGGAAAGCGTTACGCTCCCAACCCGTCTTCGGCAATTCCATGACTTCGAGTCCTCCTTAGCCGGTGATGACGGCACTCACAAAATATTTGAGTTGCAATCCTCCGTCACCGCGGACGATGGAGGCAACAGACAGCACCTACCCGTTAAAGGACCATTGACTGAAACAAATGCCTCGGAACAGGGAGCCGCGAAATCTCAAGCAAAATTTGAATTGGACTTTACCTACGATGGACGTGGAAGCAGTAACTCACATATATTCAACCAACTTCAGGTTTGGCGTGGAACCAACCTTGACCAGGACAAGGGGTCCGTTGCTCAAGAGGATATTGGCCTCTCTCGGAAGCAGCGCTACTACAATTCAGCACCAATGTTCCAAAG TTTCCACACGCCCCTGGCATTCCCTATTCTTGATAGCTACCCTAGTCATATGTTCTCGGGTGCAAAGCAGAACAAGATAAATGTTCTCGCAGCACTTACTGCATCCTCTCGGACAGCGGAAAGAATCAAAGTGTTGGAGACAGTTGCTGGACGAATCATTGGCGTCGATGAACGTGAAACACTCGTCAATGGACTGGGGGAGATTCGAGAATCTTACGAGACCGGATGGTCGAATGATTCGGATTTCGATGACATATAG